One Leptospira bouyouniensis DNA window includes the following coding sequences:
- the flgE gene encoding flagellar hook protein FlgE: MMRSLYSGVSGLKNHQVRMDVIGNNISNVNTHGFKTERVTFQDMISQELQGASEPNERIGGTNPKQVGLGSLIAAIDKIMTQGALQTTGKNTDLAVSGEGFFVVKDGDKQFYTRAGAFNVDKNGFYVNPANGLKVQGWNSRLDESGNKYINSAGSLEDIVIPLYSKEPARATQNVDFQSNLNASVAAVPADATEEDIQRYINDPDPRQRRGHVTSINVYDELGNTRQMGVEFYKMRDNVWKMRFKLEDASQVSVDVSGTGGENTSVSGNTELEVSFTPDGKIISVSDGVDSQTTGKLKADISFRIPGNPTPQKFSLNLGEAGLVGGITQFSSDFTTKAVKQDGYPMGYMESFSIDNTGTVTGVFSNGVRQPLARVALANFTNPAGLNKEGDTMYSFSLNSGEANIGEAGSQGRGKINAGLLEMSNVDLSDQFTDMIVTQRGFQANSRTIVTSDQMIQEVLGLKR; the protein is encoded by the coding sequence CGGTGTTTCCGGATTGAAAAACCACCAAGTTAGAATGGATGTTATTGGTAACAACATTTCTAACGTTAACACACATGGATTTAAAACAGAACGTGTAACGTTCCAAGATATGATCTCACAAGAATTACAAGGTGCATCTGAACCAAATGAAAGGATTGGGGGAACAAACCCAAAACAAGTTGGTCTTGGTTCACTGATTGCTGCCATTGATAAAATTATGACACAAGGTGCCTTACAAACAACCGGTAAAAATACAGACCTTGCGGTTTCTGGAGAAGGATTTTTTGTCGTTAAAGATGGTGACAAACAATTTTACACTCGAGCTGGTGCATTTAACGTTGATAAAAATGGTTTTTACGTAAACCCAGCTAACGGACTTAAAGTGCAAGGTTGGAATTCAAGACTTGATGAATCTGGAAACAAATACATTAACTCCGCAGGATCTCTCGAAGACATCGTAATCCCTCTTTATTCAAAAGAACCTGCTCGCGCTACGCAAAATGTTGACTTCCAATCAAACCTAAATGCAAGTGTCGCAGCTGTTCCTGCTGACGCAACTGAAGAAGACATCCAACGTTATATCAACGATCCAGACCCTCGCCAAAGAAGAGGTCACGTAACTTCCATTAATGTATACGATGAACTCGGTAACACCCGACAAATGGGAGTGGAGTTCTACAAAATGCGCGATAACGTTTGGAAGATGCGTTTTAAATTAGAAGATGCTAGTCAAGTTTCCGTCGACGTAAGTGGAACTGGTGGTGAAAACACAAGTGTCTCTGGGAATACTGAACTTGAAGTATCCTTTACTCCTGACGGCAAGATCATTAGTGTTTCTGACGGAGTGGATTCGCAAACAACGGGAAAACTAAAAGCGGACATTTCCTTCCGCATTCCTGGAAACCCAACTCCCCAAAAATTTAGCCTAAACCTCGGGGAAGCGGGTCTTGTAGGTGGTATCACTCAATTTTCATCAGATTTTACTACGAAAGCTGTGAAACAAGATGGTTACCCTATGGGTTACATGGAATCTTTTTCCATTGATAACACAGGAACAGTCACTGGAGTTTTCTCAAATGGCGTGCGCCAACCGCTCGCAAGAGTTGCACTTGCTAACTTTACAAACCCAGCAGGTCTTAACAAAGAAGGGGATACAATGTATAGTTTCTCTCTCAACTCTGGGGAAGCAAATATTGGGGAAGCTGGTAGCCAAGGGCGAGGAAAAATCAACGCAGGACTTCTTGAGATGTCAAACGTTGACCTTTCCGACCAATTCACAGATATGATCGTGACCCAAAGGGGATTCCAAGCAAACTCTCGAACCATTGTCACCTCTGACCAAATGATCCAAGAAGTTCTTGGTCTCAAACGATAA